The following are encoded together in the Budorcas taxicolor isolate Tak-1 chromosome 4, Takin1.1, whole genome shotgun sequence genome:
- the RBM48 gene encoding RNA-binding protein 48, producing the protein MASSGGQVGGVFDHHVQRAVCDSRAKYREGRRPRAVKVYTINLESWYLLIQGVPAVGAMKELVERFALYGAIEQYNALDEYPAEDFTEVYLIKFLNLQSARIAKRKMDEQSFFGGLLHVCYAPEFETVEETRKKLQERNAYVARMTKNKDHYMTKKHKDAKDFRGDFHSKTSGFPAASLNTSTGNSDLCLPYSPELPLCYFSPKCKCSSGEYVDRPSNSSQDGRNFDDTLGHCDHCDSLQKMQMKTLQNSLARHGAQKALAPSEAVDRFMPRTTQLQERKRRREDDCKRETLLEACTSSNEVMIGPQLPDIPKVDMHDDSLNTTANLIRNKLKEVISSVPKPPEDKVEDVHRSRPLKQRRRI; encoded by the exons ATGGCGTCGAGTGGAGGGCAAGTTGGTGGCGTATTCGATCACCACGTCCAAAGGGCTGTGTGTGACTCGAGAGCCAAGTATCGGGAGGGCCGACGGCCTCGCGCTGTGAAG GTCTATACAATCAATTTGGAGTCTTGGTACTTATTAATTCAAGGAGTTCCTGCCGTGGGAGCAATGAAGGAATTAGTTGAGCGATTTGCTCTATATGGTGCAATTGAACAGTATAATGCTCTAGATGAATACCCAGCAGAAGACTTTACAGAAGTTTATCTTATTAAATTTCTCAATTTACAAAGCGCAAG GATAGCCAAGAGAAAAATGGATGAGCAGAGTTTCTTTGGTGGCTTGCTTCATGTGTGCTATGCTCCAGAATTTGAAACAGttgaagaaaccagaaaaaaattacaagagaGGAACGCTTATGTAGCAAGAATGACTAAAAATAAAG ACCATTACATGACAAAGAAGCATAAAGATGCAAAAGATTTTAGAGGGGACTTCCATTCAAAGACATCTGGATTTCCTGCAGCCTCTCTGAACACTTCTACTGGGAACTCAGATCTTTGTCTTCCTTATTCTCCTGAGTTGCCATTGTGTTATTTCTCCCCAAAGTGTAAATGTTCATCAGGAGAATATGTAGACAGACCATCAAACTCCTCTCAGGATGGTAGAAACTTTGATGACACACTGGGGCATTGTGACCACTGTGACTCTCTGCAGAAAATGCAGATGAAAACTTTACAAAATTCATTGGCCCGCCATGGCGCACAGAAGGCTCTCGCTCCTTCAGAGGCAGTTGACAGGTTTATGCCTAGGACAACACAACTGCAGGAGCGGAAAAGAAGACGAGAAGATGACTGCAAACGTGAAACCCTTCTTGAAGCATGCACAAGTAGTAATGAGGTTATGATTGGCCCTCAGTTACCAGACATTCCTAAAGTGGACATGCATGATGACTCCTTGAATACAACAGCGAATTTAATTCGGAATAAACTCAAAGAG GTAATTTCATCTGTGCCCAAGCCTCCAGAGGACAAAGTGGAAGATGTGCATAGAAGTCGTCCTTTAAAACAAAGGAGAAGGATATAA